Proteins encoded in a region of the Pseudomonas shahriarae genome:
- the gatB gene encoding Asp-tRNA(Asn)/Glu-tRNA(Gln) amidotransferase subunit GatB, which yields MQWEVVIGLEIHTQLATQSKIFSGSATTFGSEPNTQASLVDLGMPGVLPVLNQEAVRMAVMFGLAIDAEIGQHNVFARKNYFYPDLPKGYQISQMELPIVGKGYLDIPLEDGTIKRVGVTRAHLEEDAGKSLHEEFNGATGIDLNRAGTPLLEIVSEPDMRSAKEAVAYVKTIHALVRYLGICDGNMAEGSLRCDCNVSVRPKGQVEYGTRCEIKNVNSFRFIEKAINTEVRRQIELIEDGGKVIQQTRLYDPNKDETRAMRSKEEANDYRYFPDPDLLPVVLEDSFLNDVRATLPELPPQKRERFQAQFGLSVYDASVLASSREQADYFEKVVSIAGDAKLAANWVMVELGSLLNKQGLEIDEAPVSAEQLGGMLLRIKDNTISGKIAKTVFEAMASGEGNADEIIEKRGLKQVTDSGAISAVLDEMLAANAEQVEQYRAADEAKRGKMFGFFVGQAMKASKGKANPQQVNELLKSKLEG from the coding sequence ATGCAATGGGAAGTTGTGATCGGGCTGGAGATTCATACCCAGCTCGCCACCCAATCGAAGATTTTCTCCGGTAGCGCCACCACGTTCGGCTCCGAGCCCAACACCCAGGCCAGCCTGGTAGACCTGGGCATGCCTGGCGTACTGCCAGTACTGAACCAGGAAGCCGTGCGCATGGCGGTGATGTTCGGCCTGGCGATTGACGCCGAGATCGGCCAGCACAACGTGTTTGCGCGCAAGAACTACTTCTACCCGGACCTGCCCAAGGGCTACCAGATCAGCCAGATGGAATTGCCGATCGTCGGCAAGGGCTACCTGGATATCCCTCTGGAAGACGGCACGATCAAACGCGTCGGCGTGACCCGTGCGCACCTGGAAGAAGATGCCGGCAAGAGCCTGCATGAAGAATTCAATGGCGCCACCGGCATCGACCTGAACCGCGCCGGCACGCCGCTGCTGGAGATCGTGTCCGAGCCGGACATGCGCAGTGCCAAGGAAGCCGTGGCCTACGTCAAGACCATCCACGCGCTGGTGCGCTACCTGGGCATCTGCGACGGCAACATGGCCGAAGGCTCCCTGCGTTGCGACTGCAACGTGTCGGTGCGGCCAAAAGGCCAGGTCGAGTACGGCACCCGCTGCGAGATCAAGAACGTCAACTCGTTCCGTTTCATCGAGAAGGCGATCAACACCGAAGTCCGTCGCCAGATCGAGCTGATCGAAGACGGCGGCAAAGTGATCCAGCAGACCCGCCTGTACGACCCGAACAAAGACGAAACCCGTGCCATGCGCAGCAAAGAGGAAGCCAACGACTACCGTTACTTCCCCGATCCGGACCTGTTGCCAGTGGTGCTCGAGGATTCGTTCCTCAATGACGTGCGCGCCACCCTGCCGGAATTGCCACCGCAAAAACGCGAGCGTTTCCAGGCGCAGTTCGGTCTGTCGGTGTATGACGCCAGCGTGCTGGCTTCGAGCCGCGAGCAAGCCGACTACTTCGAAAAAGTCGTGAGCATTGCCGGTGACGCCAAGCTGGCCGCCAACTGGGTCATGGTCGAACTGGGCAGCCTGTTGAACAAACAGGGCCTGGAAATCGACGAAGCCCCGGTCTCGGCCGAACAACTGGGCGGCATGTTGCTGCGCATCAAGGACAACACCATCTCCGGCAAAATCGCCAAGACCGTATTCGAGGCCATGGCCAGCGGTGAAGGCAACGCCGACGAGATCATCGAGAAGCGCGGCCTCAAGCAAGTCACCGACAGCGGCGCCATCTCGGCCGTGCTGGATGAAATGCTGGCGGCCAACGCCGAGCAGGTCGAGCAATACCGTGCGGCGGATGAAGCCAAGCGCGGCAAGATGTTCGGCTTCTTTGTGGGCCAGGCGATGAAAGCCTCCAAAGGCAAGGCCAACCCGCAACAGGTGAATGAATTGCTCAAGAGCAAGCTCGAAGGCTGA
- the gatC gene encoding Asp-tRNA(Asn)/Glu-tRNA(Gln) amidotransferase subunit GatC, whose product MALERSDVEKIAHLACLGLNEADLPQTTAALNSILGLVDQMQAVNTDGIEPLAHPLEASQRLRADVVTERNNREAYQSIAPAVENGLYLVPKVID is encoded by the coding sequence ATGGCGCTTGAACGCTCCGACGTGGAAAAAATCGCTCATTTGGCCTGCCTGGGCCTCAATGAAGCCGATCTTCCACAGACCACCGCAGCCCTGAACAGCATTCTCGGGCTGGTCGACCAGATGCAAGCGGTGAATACCGATGGCATCGAACCCCTGGCCCACCCACTGGAAGCCAGCCAGCGCCTGCGCGCAGACGTCGTGACCGAACGCAATAATCGCGAGGCCTACCAGTCCATCGCACCAGCGGTCGAAAACGGCCTGTACCTGGTTCCGAAAGTCATCGACTAA
- a CDS encoding septal ring lytic transglycosylase RlpA family protein, giving the protein MKRLLGLCALFSLLTGCASGLIDPNGYDETGTASYYGAKHHGKKTASGEPFNQHAMTAAHRRLPFGTRVQVTNLSNDRSVVVRINDRGPHIRGRLIDLSRQAAEQLGMLRSGTARVRVQALSN; this is encoded by the coding sequence ATGAAGCGTCTACTCGGCCTCTGCGCCCTGTTCTCCCTGCTCACCGGCTGCGCCAGTGGCCTGATCGACCCCAACGGTTACGACGAAACCGGCACCGCGTCCTACTACGGCGCCAAGCACCACGGCAAGAAAACCGCCAGCGGTGAACCCTTCAACCAACACGCAATGACCGCTGCCCACCGACGCCTGCCATTCGGCACGCGGGTGCAGGTCACCAACCTGTCCAACGATAGATCCGTGGTGGTACGCATCAATGATCGCGGCCCACACATTCGTGGCCGACTGATTGATCTTTCACGCCAGGCCGCCGAGCAGTTGGGTATGCTGCGCAGCGGAACCGCGCGCGTGCGCGTACAAGCCCTGAGCAACTGA
- the gatA gene encoding Asp-tRNA(Asn)/Glu-tRNA(Gln) amidotransferase subunit GatA translates to MHQLTLAEIARGLADKKFSSEELTKALLARITALDPKVNSFISLTEELALSQAKAADARRANGEGGALLGAPIGHKDLFCTQGIRTSCGSKMLDNFKAPYDATVVAKLAEAGAVTLGKTNMDEFAMGSANESSYYGAVKNPWNLEHVPGGSSGGSAAAVAARLLPAATATDTGGSIRQPAAFTNLTGLKPTYGRVSRWGMIAYASSLDQGGPLARTAEDCAILLQGMAGFDAKDSTSIDEPVPDYSASLNTSIQGLRIGVPKEYFSAGLDPRIAELVHNSVKELEKLGAVIKEISLPNNQHAIPAYYVIAPAEASSNLSRFDGVRFGYRCEDPKDLTDLYKRSRGEGFGVEVQRRIMVGAYALSAGYYDAYYLKAQKIRRLIKNDFMAAFNEVDVILGPTTPNPAWKIGAKTGDPIAEYLEDLYTITANLAGLPGLSMPAGFVDGLPVGVQLLAPYFQESRLLNVAHQYQLHTDWHTRTPTGF, encoded by the coding sequence ATGCATCAATTGACTCTGGCCGAGATCGCCCGCGGTCTCGCCGACAAAAAGTTTTCTTCCGAAGAGCTGACCAAGGCCCTGCTGGCGCGTATCACCGCGCTGGACCCGAAGGTCAACAGCTTCATCAGCCTCACCGAAGAGCTGGCCCTTAGCCAGGCCAAGGCCGCTGACGCCCGTCGCGCCAACGGTGAAGGCGGCGCGCTGCTGGGTGCGCCAATCGGTCACAAGGACCTGTTCTGCACCCAGGGCATCCGCACCAGCTGCGGCTCGAAGATGCTCGATAACTTCAAGGCGCCCTACGATGCGACCGTGGTCGCCAAGCTGGCCGAAGCCGGGGCCGTGACCCTGGGCAAGACCAACATGGACGAATTCGCCATGGGCTCGGCCAACGAATCGAGCTACTACGGCGCGGTGAAAAACCCGTGGAACCTGGAGCACGTGCCCGGCGGTTCGTCCGGTGGTTCGGCTGCAGCCGTGGCCGCCCGCCTGCTTCCGGCCGCCACCGCCACCGATACCGGCGGCTCGATCCGCCAGCCTGCCGCGTTCACCAACCTCACCGGCCTGAAACCGACCTACGGTCGTGTTTCCCGCTGGGGCATGATTGCCTACGCGTCCAGCCTCGACCAGGGCGGCCCTTTGGCCCGCACTGCCGAAGACTGCGCAATATTGTTACAAGGCATGGCCGGGTTCGATGCGAAGGACTCCACCAGCATTGATGAACCGGTGCCGGACTACAGCGCCAGCCTCAATACCTCGATCCAAGGCCTGCGCATCGGCGTGCCGAAAGAGTATTTCAGCGCCGGCCTCGACCCGCGTATCGCCGAGCTGGTGCATAACAGCGTCAAGGAGCTGGAAAAGCTCGGCGCGGTGATCAAGGAAATCAGCCTGCCGAACAACCAGCACGCAATTCCGGCGTACTACGTGATCGCCCCGGCAGAGGCCTCGTCGAACCTGTCGCGCTTCGACGGCGTGCGTTTCGGCTACCGCTGTGAAGACCCGAAAGACCTCACCGACCTGTACAAGCGCTCCCGTGGCGAAGGTTTCGGCGTGGAAGTACAACGCCGGATCATGGTCGGTGCCTACGCCCTGTCGGCCGGTTACTACGACGCGTACTACCTCAAGGCGCAAAAGATCCGTCGCCTGATCAAGAACGACTTCATGGCAGCCTTTAATGAAGTCGACGTGATCCTCGGCCCAACCACGCCAAACCCGGCCTGGAAGATCGGCGCCAAGACCGGCGACCCGATCGCCGAATACCTGGAAGACCTGTACACCATCACCGCCAACCTCGCCGGCCTGCCGGGCTTGTCCATGCCTGCAGGCTTTGTCGACGGTTTGCCAGTGGGCGTGCAACTACTCGCCCCGTATTTCCAGGAAAGCCGCTTGCTCAATGTGGCGCACCAGTACCAGTTGCACACTGACTGGCACACTCGCACCCCAACCGGCTTCTGA